One Lysinibacillus fusiformis genomic window carries:
- a CDS encoding GNAT family N-acetyltransferase, with the protein MEFQLQSVTSNKLAFVYEQQGERLAEITWQQQGQVMVMDHTYVSDKLRGQGVAKKLLDRAADYARDNDYKMEAVCSYVVATFEKSDAYDDVKQ; encoded by the coding sequence ATGGAATTCCAATTACAAAGTGTAACATCAAACAAGCTTGCATTTGTGTATGAACAGCAAGGGGAAAGATTAGCAGAGATAACTTGGCAGCAACAGGGACAAGTGATGGTAATGGATCACACATATGTATCAGACAAGCTCCGTGGTCAAGGGGTGGCGAAAAAATTGTTAGATCGTGCAGCAGATTATGCACGTGACAATGATTATAAAATGGAAGCAGTTTGTTCATATGTAGTTGCAACATTTGAAAAATCCGATGCCTATGACGATGTAAAACAATAA
- a CDS encoding GNAT family N-acetyltransferase, with protein sequence MSWKIQTYNELTTEELYKIIQLRVNVFIVEQQTCYEDLDNHDQNSIHLSYVKDGKIFAYARLLPPGEKFDMASIGRVITNQEVRGTGMGKEMVQLAIKTIEKEWPGSEIFIQAQAYLEDFYGSFGFKQVSEAYIYDSLPHLDMLYKAKK encoded by the coding sequence ATGTCTTGGAAAATACAGACGTATAATGAATTAACGACGGAAGAACTGTATAAAATTATTCAGCTACGAGTAAATGTTTTTATTGTTGAACAACAAACATGCTATGAGGATTTAGATAATCATGATCAAAACTCTATACATTTATCATATGTTAAAGATGGAAAAATATTCGCATATGCACGTTTATTACCTCCGGGAGAAAAGTTTGATATGGCATCCATAGGTCGTGTGATAACCAATCAAGAAGTACGTGGCACTGGAATGGGTAAGGAAATGGTGCAATTAGCTATAAAAACAATCGAAAAAGAATGGCCAGGTTCAGAGATTTTCATTCAGGCGCAAGCATATTTAGAAGATTTTTATGGTTCTTTTGGCTTCAAACAAGTTTCAGAAGCGTATATCTATGATAGCTTGCCACACCTTGATATGTTATATAAAGCGAAAAAATAA
- a CDS encoding MFS transporter — translation MKKFIYVIIFFSFFDLFTQLPVMSTYAESLGASAFLTGLAVGMYSLSNTFGNIISGFLTDRKGPFVILVIGLLTTGLSLTLYNLVAEPITLLTVRFVHGLVAGFIVPAAFTFLANATEQEKRGKGSAISGAFVGIAAIIGPAFSGILASRTSVPFVFNITASFMLFLGILATFVLRSSKVTKENTAPSTYIPIRVFFKNAGTLKAFSGAFFLMFSQGVIAYLLPLKVQSLGFDSRLSGTLMSAFGIIAVLVFILPSNRIFDKVAPIKTLSLGISLMGISQILISQADSSTLLYIAMICYGVGFGFLFPSVNSLLIDSTTVEVRGKAYGYFYAFFSLGVVLGSSLLGWLSLGIVSGFIFTGLVLIGFAVITLIPKRKPSHR, via the coding sequence ATGAAGAAATTTATCTATGTGATTATATTCTTTTCATTTTTTGACTTATTTACTCAGCTTCCTGTCATGAGTACATATGCAGAATCTTTAGGGGCATCTGCCTTTTTAACTGGGCTAGCTGTTGGCATGTATTCCCTTTCTAATACGTTTGGGAATATCATTTCAGGTTTTTTAACCGATCGTAAAGGACCTTTTGTGATTTTAGTAATTGGTCTTTTAACTACGGGTCTCTCATTAACACTTTATAATTTAGTAGCAGAACCAATTACTCTACTGACTGTACGATTTGTACATGGCTTAGTAGCCGGTTTTATCGTCCCAGCTGCGTTTACATTCCTAGCAAATGCCACCGAACAAGAAAAACGTGGTAAGGGTAGTGCTATTTCGGGTGCATTCGTAGGCATAGCGGCAATCATTGGACCTGCATTTAGCGGTATTTTAGCAAGTCGTACAAGCGTACCTTTTGTTTTTAATATTACAGCAAGTTTTATGTTATTTTTAGGTATTCTAGCTACTTTTGTGCTTAGATCGAGTAAAGTAACTAAGGAAAACACTGCACCGAGTACATATATACCCATTCGTGTATTTTTTAAGAACGCCGGTACGTTAAAAGCTTTTTCAGGTGCATTCTTTTTAATGTTTTCACAAGGTGTTATTGCCTACCTACTTCCTTTAAAGGTACAGTCTTTAGGCTTTGATTCTCGCTTAAGTGGTACACTAATGAGCGCATTTGGCATTATTGCTGTACTAGTGTTTATTCTGCCTAGTAATCGCATTTTTGACAAAGTTGCCCCCATTAAAACGTTGTCACTTGGTATTAGCTTAATGGGAATAAGCCAAATACTTATCAGTCAGGCTGATTCCAGTACACTGCTTTATATTGCGATGATTTGCTATGGTGTCGGCTTTGGCTTCTTGTTTCCTTCAGTAAATTCACTATTAATAGACTCGACGACAGTTGAAGTTCGAGGAAAAGCATACGGTTATTTTTATGCCTTTTTCTCATTAGGTGTTGTACTAGGCTCCTCATTGCTAGGTTGGCTATCACTCGGCATTGTCAGTGGATTTATTTTCACTGGATTAGTATTAATAGGCTTTGCAGTCATTACACTCATTCCTAAAAGAAAACCTTCTCATCGTTAA
- a CDS encoding succinate CoA transferase translates to MDAIIKKRLGLQELESKIVTADVAAALISDGDVVGMSGFTRAGDAKVVPMALVERAKNEKFKIDVYTGASLGPEVDKYLAEAGVIRKRGPFQGDAGIRNLINSGDIQYVDAHLSHNAELVRQGIMGPIKYLILEAVAITEDGLIIPTNSVGNSPIFAEYAENIIVELNISHPEALIGIHDIYVPAEQGEREAIPMTDATQRIGEIGIKVDPAKIKAIVISEEPDAPSLIVPPDEETQTMANILLDFFRDEIKAGRLTNKLMPLQSGVGSVANAVLDGFANSEFEELVVASEVLQDAVFNLIDAGKVKFAAATSITLTEELQKKVYGNLEKYADKICLRPQEISNHPELIRRLGLISINTALELDIYGNVNSTHVSGTKMMNGIGGSGDFARNARLGIFVTKSYAKGGAISSIVPMVSHVDHTEHDVDVIVTEQGIADLRGLAPKERVQLIIKNCAHPDYKEQLWDYYNRAAEATGNQQTPHILEEALSWHVNLAKNKTMKKEVVKA, encoded by the coding sequence ATGGATGCAATTATTAAAAAACGTTTAGGTTTACAAGAGCTTGAAAGCAAAATCGTTACAGCTGATGTAGCTGCAGCACTTATTTCTGATGGTGATGTAGTAGGTATGAGTGGTTTCACTCGTGCTGGGGACGCTAAAGTTGTTCCAATGGCATTAGTAGAACGAGCTAAAAATGAAAAATTCAAAATTGATGTATATACAGGCGCTTCTTTAGGCCCTGAAGTAGATAAATATTTAGCTGAGGCTGGCGTTATTCGCAAACGCGGACCTTTCCAAGGCGATGCAGGTATCCGCAATCTTATCAACTCTGGTGATATCCAGTATGTAGATGCACACCTTTCTCATAACGCTGAATTAGTTCGTCAAGGAATTATGGGCCCAATTAAATATTTAATTCTTGAAGCTGTGGCTATTACAGAAGACGGATTAATTATCCCTACAAACTCTGTAGGTAACTCACCTATCTTCGCTGAGTATGCAGAAAATATTATTGTCGAGTTAAATATCTCTCACCCAGAAGCTCTAATCGGTATTCATGATATTTATGTACCTGCTGAGCAAGGTGAACGTGAAGCAATTCCAATGACTGATGCTACACAACGTATTGGCGAAATCGGGATTAAAGTAGATCCAGCTAAAATTAAAGCAATCGTTATTTCTGAAGAGCCAGATGCTCCTTCATTAATCGTTCCTCCAGATGAAGAAACACAAACAATGGCGAATATTTTATTAGACTTCTTCCGCGATGAAATTAAAGCTGGTCGTCTAACTAACAAATTAATGCCATTACAATCAGGTGTTGGTTCTGTAGCAAACGCTGTACTTGATGGCTTCGCTAACTCAGAGTTTGAAGAATTAGTTGTTGCTTCTGAAGTATTACAAGATGCTGTATTCAACTTAATCGATGCTGGTAAAGTTAAATTTGCTGCAGCTACTTCAATTACACTTACTGAAGAATTACAGAAAAAAGTTTATGGCAATTTAGAAAAGTATGCTGATAAAATTTGCTTACGTCCACAAGAAATTTCTAATCACCCAGAGCTTATCCGTCGTTTAGGCTTAATCTCAATCAACACAGCTCTTGAATTAGATATTTACGGTAACGTAAACTCTACACATGTATCAGGTACAAAAATGATGAACGGTATCGGTGGTTCTGGTGACTTCGCACGTAATGCGCGTCTTGGAATCTTCGTAACAAAATCATACGCTAAAGGCGGAGCGATTTCGTCTATCGTACCAATGGTTTCTCACGTAGACCACACTGAGCATGATGTAGACGTAATCGTTACTGAACAAGGTATCGCTGATTTACGCGGCCTTGCTCCAAAAGAACGTGTACAACTAATCATCAAAAACTGTGCTCACCCAGATTACAAAGAGCAATTATGGGATTACTACAACCGTGCTGCCGAAGCAACTGGTAACCAACAAACACCTCATATTTTAGAAGAGGCACTTTCTTGGCACGTTAATCTTGCTAAAAACAAAACAATGAAAAAAGAAGTTGTAAAAGCTTAA
- a CDS encoding LytTR family DNA-binding domain-containing protein — protein sequence MDPKQIEEIMEIIKEFFPENTSIAISDTNEYLYYQPSKKVDLKIKPGDPIKEGSAAHKALSYGQKISTYIEPDVFGVAYFGMSIPLMEEGETKGAITAIFPQKPSAFLTNYITIKIDDCWYPIKHDQVIYLETQLRKTFVKTMGREGYHRLNLSDLELFLAPDSFIRCHRSYIVNIDYIDEIQPDSHSTFLLIMKDGTRIPVSQRYASYFRRSLGF from the coding sequence GTGGATCCAAAACAAATAGAAGAAATCATGGAGATTATTAAGGAGTTCTTCCCAGAGAATACTTCCATCGCAATTTCCGACACAAACGAATACTTGTATTACCAACCAAGCAAAAAAGTTGATTTAAAAATCAAGCCAGGTGACCCAATTAAAGAAGGCTCAGCTGCACATAAAGCTTTAAGCTATGGGCAAAAAATCAGCACGTATATCGAACCTGATGTATTTGGCGTTGCTTATTTCGGCATGAGTATCCCTTTAATGGAAGAAGGCGAGACAAAAGGTGCCATTACTGCTATCTTCCCACAAAAGCCATCAGCGTTTTTAACAAATTACATCACAATCAAAATTGATGATTGCTGGTACCCTATCAAGCATGACCAAGTCATTTATCTTGAAACTCAGCTTCGAAAGACATTTGTTAAAACAATGGGGCGCGAAGGATATCATCGACTAAATTTAAGCGATCTTGAGCTATTTTTAGCACCTGATTCATTTATTCGATGCCACCGCTCTTATATTGTAAACATTGACTACATTGATGAAATTCAACCAGACTCACATTCCACTTTCTTATTAATCATGAAAGACGGCACACGTATCCCTGTTAGCCAACGCTATGCAAGTTACTTCCGTCGTTCTTTAGGATTCTAA
- a CDS encoding helix-turn-helix transcriptional regulator, which translates to MQLHQHSMSETISKRYFQEIDNINQYIGVEEFFNIESKLIFEIYHLESAKAKKSLHEIIDILSIRFGKQVIKIVRGYFSVLSSIVARKLLDNQVPSKKAFAFNIACNDMIENQMKDAEFLQFADDLIDFFVYFIADRKQPTFRHQTVNKVIMYINDELENDLTVESIANNFHISTSHLSRIFREHVGITLVEYLNVRRVEESQYYLRHTNKSITSISDQFHFCNQSYFTRIFKKYTGVTPKHFRDELHHDFYRFEMAESELQNI; encoded by the coding sequence ATGCAACTACATCAACATTCAATGTCAGAAACGATATCAAAAAGATACTTCCAAGAAATTGATAATATTAATCAATACATCGGTGTAGAAGAATTTTTTAATATTGAGTCGAAATTAATATTTGAGATTTATCACTTAGAATCTGCAAAGGCTAAGAAATCTTTGCATGAGATAATTGATATTCTTTCAATACGTTTTGGCAAGCAAGTCATTAAAATTGTTCGAGGTTATTTTTCCGTTTTGTCGTCGATTGTTGCTCGTAAATTACTTGACAATCAGGTACCTTCGAAGAAAGCTTTTGCCTTTAATATTGCCTGTAATGATATGATAGAAAATCAAATGAAGGACGCAGAGTTTTTACAATTTGCTGACGATTTAATTGATTTCTTTGTCTATTTTATTGCAGATCGCAAGCAACCGACTTTCCGTCACCAGACTGTCAATAAGGTGATTATGTATATAAACGATGAATTAGAAAATGACCTAACAGTAGAGAGTATCGCAAATAACTTCCATATTAGTACAAGTCACTTATCGCGTATATTTAGAGAACATGTGGGAATTACACTTGTCGAATATTTAAATGTTCGCCGAGTAGAGGAATCTCAGTACTATTTACGCCATACAAATAAAAGTATTACTTCTATTTCAGATCAATTCCATTTCTGTAACCAAAGCTACTTTACTCGTATTTTCAAGAAATATACAGGAGTAACGCCTAAGCATTTCCGTGACGAGTTACATCATGATTTTTATCGTTTTGAAATGGCGGAGTCTGAGCTTCAAAATATATAA
- the yidC gene encoding membrane protein insertase YidC gives MKNFKLFSMLGLVVFVLSGCQAVQNKEGFFYSIFVKPMEFLLEFFGNNIFSGNYGLAIIAITVLIRLVLMPIMLKNYRQQQIMKSKMDAFKPEMEEVQKKMKEAKTKEEQMKYQQEMMALYSKHGVNPLNMGCLPMLIQMPIIMGLYFSILYSADVKSHMFLWFSLGSPDIIMTIIAGIVYLVQARVSLWTVPEQQKAQMKLFIYISPIMIVFISMSSMAALPLYWSVSGALLIIQTYIGRKYYSEHPEKAKS, from the coding sequence ATGAAAAATTTTAAGCTATTTTCAATGCTTGGTCTTGTGGTTTTTGTACTTAGTGGCTGTCAAGCAGTTCAGAACAAAGAAGGCTTTTTCTATAGTATTTTTGTGAAGCCTATGGAATTTTTACTTGAGTTTTTCGGAAATAATATATTTTCAGGAAACTATGGTTTAGCGATTATCGCTATTACAGTGCTAATTCGTTTAGTCTTAATGCCGATTATGTTGAAAAACTATCGTCAGCAACAAATAATGAAATCTAAAATGGATGCCTTCAAGCCTGAAATGGAAGAAGTTCAGAAAAAGATGAAGGAAGCTAAGACAAAAGAAGAACAAATGAAGTACCAACAAGAAATGATGGCCTTGTATTCAAAGCATGGTGTTAATCCATTAAATATGGGTTGCTTACCGATGTTAATCCAAATGCCAATCATCATGGGTCTTTACTTTTCGATTTTATATTCAGCCGATGTGAAATCACATATGTTTTTATGGTTTAGCCTAGGTTCGCCAGATATCATTATGACCATTATTGCGGGTATTGTTTATTTAGTGCAAGCGCGTGTGTCACTATGGACTGTACCAGAGCAGCAAAAAGCACAGATGAAATTGTTTATTTATATTTCACCAATTATGATTGTCTTTATCTCAATGTCTTCAATGGCAGCTTTACCGCTTTACTGGTCTGTAAGTGGTGCGTTACTGATTATTCAAACTTATATCGGACGAAAATATTATTCGGAGCATCCCGAAAAAGCAAAATCATAA
- a CDS encoding M15 family metallopeptidase, with protein MKKNRLPLIIGALISAALIISIFVVVYYKNNQVNVASDEQQPVTEANKKDTPATDKPETDDPTKPIEQPEQQPDANGYLPNQTLPTEPTYINGILLANKIYPLPSTFAPDVNPEASQALDKMLVAAKQQKGFDLVAFSGYRSFEYQTTLYNNYVNRDGQAAADRYSARPGYSEHQTGLAFDIGERGKDNLWLTEEFGETPAGKWLVENAQEYGFILRFPQNKEDITGYMYESWHFRYVGTDIAKEIKKQQITLEEYLGVK; from the coding sequence GTGAAAAAAAATCGTCTACCTCTCATCATTGGTGCTTTAATTTCAGCGGCGTTAATAATATCTATTTTCGTAGTCGTTTACTACAAAAATAATCAAGTAAATGTAGCGTCAGATGAGCAGCAACCAGTAACAGAGGCAAATAAAAAAGATACACCAGCAACGGATAAACCAGAAACAGATGACCCAACAAAACCAATTGAACAACCAGAGCAACAACCTGATGCAAATGGTTATTTACCGAACCAAACCTTACCAACAGAGCCTACATATATTAACGGTATCCTATTAGCAAATAAAATCTATCCGCTTCCATCGACTTTTGCACCTGATGTAAACCCAGAGGCGAGTCAAGCACTAGATAAAATGCTAGTTGCTGCGAAGCAACAAAAAGGCTTCGATTTAGTAGCGTTTAGTGGTTATCGCTCATTTGAATATCAAACAACCTTATACAATAACTATGTCAATCGTGATGGACAGGCTGCTGCAGACCGTTATAGTGCGCGCCCAGGCTATTCAGAGCATCAAACGGGCTTAGCTTTTGATATTGGCGAACGGGGTAAAGATAATTTATGGCTTACTGAAGAATTCGGTGAAACACCAGCGGGGAAATGGTTAGTGGAGAACGCTCAGGAATACGGCTTTATTTTACGATTCCCACAAAATAAAGAAGATATTACGGGCTACATGTATGAATCGTGGCATTTCCGTTATGTTGGCACCGACATTGCCAAAGAAATTAAGAAACAACAAATAACGTTAGAAGAATATTTAGGAGTTAAATAA
- the cls gene encoding cardiolipin synthase, whose translation MSIFTDVEYLVPIILFINILSAMTIIFLERKDATSTWAWILVLFFLPLAGFILYLLLGRQLRKKHLFRWEGRKDIGIDTLINYQKETIHDDTFEFRIENAENYKEMIYMHLKTNNAVLTQDNHITILDDGADKFEQLLKDIDAAKDHIHIQYYIFRLDDLGTRIVNALIKKAKQGVKVRLLYDEMGSRNVKKRHFKNLLSAGGEVEVFFPSILPLLNPRLNFRNHRKIVVIDGRIGYIGGFNVGDEYLGLQKKFGYWRDTHLRIEGSAVHPLQTRFLLDWNQACAQQKMGYSDRYFPAIPKKGNVGLQIVSSGPDSDWEQIKIGYLKLINMAKKYIYIQTPYFIPDVSFLDAIKIATLSGIDVRIMIPNKPDHMFVYWATYSYVGQLLRAGAKVYIYEKGFIHAKAIIIDDEASTVGTANLDVRSFSLNFEVNAFIYDSTISHQLAEIFEKDIFDCTELTWEMYKNRSSLIKFKESISRLLTPIL comes from the coding sequence ATGAGCATTTTTACAGATGTAGAGTATCTAGTACCTATAATATTATTCATTAATATTTTATCAGCAATGACTATTATTTTTTTAGAGCGTAAAGATGCTACTTCTACTTGGGCATGGATTTTAGTATTATTTTTCTTGCCATTAGCTGGGTTCATTTTATATTTATTGTTGGGACGACAATTGCGAAAAAAGCATTTGTTCCGTTGGGAAGGTCGCAAGGATATTGGAATAGATACCCTTATTAATTATCAGAAGGAAACAATTCACGACGATACGTTTGAGTTCCGTATCGAAAATGCTGAAAATTATAAAGAAATGATTTATATGCATTTAAAAACAAATAATGCCGTACTGACACAGGATAACCACATTACGATTTTGGATGACGGTGCCGATAAATTCGAGCAACTCCTTAAGGATATTGATGCAGCAAAAGATCATATCCACATTCAATATTATATCTTTCGTCTAGATGATTTAGGAACTCGTATTGTCAATGCACTTATAAAGAAGGCAAAACAGGGTGTGAAGGTTCGACTCTTATATGATGAAATGGGCTCACGAAATGTGAAAAAGCGCCACTTTAAAAATCTCCTTAGTGCAGGCGGAGAAGTAGAAGTATTTTTCCCATCTATTCTACCACTTCTTAATCCGCGGCTAAATTTCCGAAATCACCGTAAAATCGTTGTGATTGATGGGCGTATTGGTTATATAGGTGGTTTTAATGTCGGAGATGAATATCTTGGACTACAAAAGAAATTTGGTTACTGGCGAGATACGCATTTACGGATTGAAGGTAGCGCCGTACATCCTTTACAAACACGTTTCTTACTAGACTGGAACCAGGCATGTGCACAACAAAAAATGGGGTATTCAGACCGCTACTTCCCCGCTATTCCTAAAAAAGGTAATGTAGGCTTACAGATTGTATCAAGTGGACCAGATTCCGATTGGGAACAAATCAAAATTGGTTATTTAAAACTTATTAACATGGCAAAAAAATACATTTATATTCAAACGCCATATTTCATACCGGATGTTAGTTTTTTAGATGCCATTAAAATCGCCACCCTTTCAGGCATTGATGTTCGGATTATGATTCCGAATAAGCCTGACCACATGTTTGTTTATTGGGCTACATACTCTTACGTAGGACAATTGCTTCGTGCAGGTGCAAAAGTTTATATTTATGAAAAAGGATTTATTCATGCCAAAGCCATTATTATTGATGATGAAGCGTCGACAGTAGGAACGGCAAATCTTGATGTTCGAAGCTTCAGTTTAAACTTTGAAGTAAATGCCTTTATTTACGATTCTACAATTTCCCACCAATTAGCAGAGATATTTGAGAAAGATATTTTCGATTGCACTGAATTAACATGGGAAATGTACAAAAATCGATCAAGTTTGATTAAATTTAAAGAATCCATTTCACGTTTACTAACACCCATACTTTAA
- a CDS encoding YwqG family protein, producing the protein MNKTTNLLLPKELETFRSEIEDTLLSAVIISPSKRSTSITESKFAGEPYLPYYQIYPKDITGEPMRLLAQINFAEMPTLQDFPTQGILQFFISSNIFANAAHYQEDIFQQFYKIRFYPTINTDIVAPSHETIVEASNDWFPISQELALQFHPEQEPVSALDYRAAQYLPNLKLNQDDANLQETYLQHFLGAGAKIGGYAYFLEEDIRYESKLLQRYDVLLLQIDSNDEFGIMWADSGVGKFFINRERLLQEDFSDILFQWEHY; encoded by the coding sequence ATGAACAAAACAACAAACCTTTTACTTCCTAAAGAGCTAGAAACGTTTCGTTCTGAAATTGAGGATACACTTCTTTCAGCGGTGATTATCTCGCCATCCAAACGTTCAACTTCGATAACGGAAAGTAAATTTGCTGGTGAACCTTACTTACCTTATTACCAAATATACCCGAAAGATATTACAGGTGAGCCAATGCGTCTATTAGCTCAAATAAATTTTGCAGAGATGCCTACATTACAGGATTTTCCTACACAGGGCATTCTTCAATTTTTTATTTCATCTAATATATTTGCCAACGCTGCACATTACCAGGAGGATATTTTCCAACAGTTTTATAAAATACGATTTTACCCTACAATAAATACTGACATCGTTGCTCCTTCACATGAAACAATTGTGGAAGCATCAAATGATTGGTTTCCTATTAGCCAGGAACTAGCATTACAATTCCACCCTGAACAAGAGCCTGTTTCTGCTTTAGATTATCGCGCAGCGCAATATTTACCAAATCTAAAACTAAATCAGGATGATGCCAATTTGCAGGAAACATATTTACAGCATTTTTTAGGTGCTGGTGCAAAAATAGGTGGTTACGCATATTTTTTGGAGGAAGATATCCGTTACGAATCAAAATTACTTCAGCGTTATGATGTTCTTTTACTACAAATTGATTCGAATGATGAATTTGGTATTATGTGGGCTGATAGCGGTGTCGGGAAATTCTTCATCAACCGTGAAAGACTACTTCAAGAAGATTTTTCTGATATATTATTCCAATGGGAACATTATTAA
- a CDS encoding MFS transporter — MKKAILLLMSVQFLVYLGFGIIIPVLPEVIVQQGWDDIHVGGLLTVYSLASFFTAPLWGMLSDKVGRKQLILMGLVGFSLSFVIFSLFIDNLAILYVSRVVGGLFSGALYTAVTGFIGDMSSEEDRNKYMGLMGMSIGLGFIFGPAIGGMLGHYSLQLPFITSAALIALLFIYASIVLKEPDKRKDSKKRAIVPKGAGKMLQYRVRYLFMFSFLVTFMLAGVEATFQLFQIDRINITPLQIGYLFMFSGFVDAAIQGGVVRRIKNGAETSWLIGAQIVTALGMMLFTLTANLVIAGLALCVFTAGNAIARTCVVSLSSKESGGQYGTAAGLSYSMDNLGRILGPLFFTWLFTMESNLGYYISTGIAIVSITLIFVYKSSNKSLRLE, encoded by the coding sequence ATGAAAAAGGCTATTCTATTGTTAATGTCTGTTCAATTTCTCGTCTACCTAGGTTTCGGAATTATTATTCCTGTTTTACCAGAGGTTATTGTCCAACAAGGCTGGGATGATATACACGTGGGTGGTTTACTGACTGTGTATTCACTTGCAAGCTTTTTTACTGCACCTCTTTGGGGAATGCTATCTGATAAAGTTGGGCGCAAACAGCTTATTTTAATGGGACTAGTAGGCTTTAGCCTAAGCTTCGTTATTTTCTCTTTGTTTATAGATAATTTAGCCATTCTATACGTATCGCGTGTTGTAGGGGGTTTATTCTCTGGCGCACTATACACAGCCGTAACAGGCTTTATAGGTGATATGTCTAGCGAAGAGGATCGTAATAAATACATGGGTCTAATGGGCATGTCCATCGGTCTTGGATTTATTTTCGGTCCAGCTATTGGCGGCATGCTTGGCCATTATAGCTTACAATTACCTTTTATCACTTCTGCAGCTTTAATCGCACTATTATTTATTTATGCAAGTATCGTCTTAAAAGAACCTGACAAACGAAAAGATTCAAAAAAACGTGCAATTGTACCAAAAGGTGCTGGCAAGATGCTTCAATACCGAGTGCGTTATTTATTTATGTTCTCTTTTTTAGTGACATTTATGCTAGCAGGCGTAGAAGCGACATTCCAACTATTCCAAATTGACCGTATCAACATTACACCATTACAAATCGGTTATTTATTTATGTTTAGTGGCTTTGTGGATGCGGCAATTCAAGGAGGTGTCGTTCGACGAATTAAAAATGGAGCTGAGACATCTTGGTTGATTGGCGCTCAAATTGTAACAGCGCTAGGCATGATGTTATTTACTTTAACTGCTAATTTAGTCATAGCTGGGCTAGCGCTTTGTGTCTTTACAGCTGGAAACGCCATTGCAAGAACATGCGTTGTCTCTCTTTCATCCAAAGAGTCGGGTGGTCAATATGGTACTGCTGCAGGTCTTTCTTATTCAATGGATAATTTAGGCCGTATACTTGGTCCACTCTTCTTCACATGGTTGTTCACCATGGAATCTAATCTTGGATATTACATATCAACTGGAATAGCCATCGTATCCATTACTTTAATTTTTGTTTATAAATCGTCAAATAAATCTTTACGTCTTGAATAA
- a CDS encoding Lmo0850 family protein, giving the protein MTKEVDLKKIVSNLSKLGVKATVTKSRLELLKVLTPPTQTPQVQA; this is encoded by the coding sequence ATGACGAAGGAAGTAGATTTGAAAAAGATTGTTTCGAATTTATCGAAGTTGGGTGTGAAAGCTACTGTTACAAAGTCTCGACTTGAGCTTTTAAAAGTACTCACACCGCCAACGCAAACACCGCAAGTTCAAGCTTAA